Below is a window of Podarcis muralis chromosome 5, rPodMur119.hap1.1, whole genome shotgun sequence DNA.
CATTACAAACAGAAGAGCATTCCGCAGATGGTCAAATCAGGGCCTTTTCGGTTGTTGCTCCTTCACTTTTAGATTTCCCTTCCCAGAAATGAATATCTGGCACCATCTTTGTTCTCCTTCATATTCCCAACCCTTTTAGGCATTTGAGCATATATTGCTTTATGCTGGCAGTTAATTCTGCTTTGCTGTGGACTCATTCACAGTTTTATAAGCCTGGAACACAGTTGTGTCTTTCATGGAAGATTAATGTCAAAGTCTCCTTTTATGGAGGGAACAGTGCAAAGTATAGGTGAGAAAATATTTACCTTGGCCCTGCAGCAAAAGGCAAGAAAGCATATGGGTGGCGATGCTTTGAATTCTCTGTGGAGAATCTTAGAGGATTAAACTCCTACAGCAGAAAATAAGTCATGGAATTTTGTATTAGAATGGCAACAGATATAGTTGGAAAAGAGGAAAAGGGGGCATTCACAAAAAAGAATACTGTTCTATACCCACTTACTGGGTCATAATGCCCATTGAGCTCCATGGGGCCTAGTTCTGTATAGGATTATAGGATTCCACTCTTAGCAATATGTTTTCCCCAATCTAATATGAAGGAAAATTCCTTCACATCTATAATAAATGCCTGGGCCAAATGAGAGATATCTATAAATGCCTGGGCCAAATGAGACATGATGTTAATTGCAGCAGTGtgcatgtttttaaaactgtACACAGCCATTGGGGTGTCTGACCAGCAACAGGCCTGCAGGGCTTGGGAGGGAAATGCTAACCTTTCCCCCCTGCTGTGGTGCTGATGTTGCTCCTGAAGTTGCTCTTTGAATGGAGAGGGAAGCCTACACAGTTTTTGTAAGCAGCACTTTAGggactggtgggtgggtggattttTGGCAGAATACTTCCATAGCTCCTGACCTGGATTAGGAATGTTTTCTGGATTAGGATTCCACAGCAGCTTTGCCAATATATTTTTGCAACGGTTTTCTTTTTGcaatatatttttgccattttgtaagTGCGTTAGCAAAAGTTTAAGAATCATCACCACACAACATTTGGCCTGTCCTTCTACTTAATTAGTACAGTATCTTCATCATATTGTTATCGAATTCTGTAGAGGGACACACTAAGCTTGACATCAGAGTGTTTGAAGATATAtccaaacatttttctttttactaACAGCTGCTGGCAGGAAAGGGATTTGGATCAGAGTCATGGCATAGGGAGGAATTTGGCTCTACATGCGCACACacgcacagaaacacacacagagacacacacgcTTTCACCAGcatctctctctcatgcacacactcTAGAGCTGGTAGTATCTACATAGGAAAATGCAGGCATCGCTTGTGTTTATATGTTTCTGCTCCACATTTAATATCATATCAGGGGGTAGATAGTTTAGTATTAGGCCATTGATATGAGGCAATGGactaaatcagcctttctcaccTCCAAATTGGAATACTTCTGGATGTGTTTAGTAAGCTAAAACAAGCAAGAAACTGGTAAAACAAAACGCTGGGATAAATCCACACATCTAGTCacacagtcaaaacaaaaaaaattccttccagtagcaccttaaagaccaactaagttagttcttggtatgagctttcgtgtgcatgcacacttcttcagatacactgaaacagaagttgccagatccttctatatagtgagaaggtggggaggggtattactcagaagggtggtgggaatgggtgattggcagatagctgtgatgagcctgttgacgactcttaacgactgcaataggtcttacagggaaaagcaaggggtgagaaggtgaaaaatggctttgtcatgtataatgagataagaatccaatgtctttgttcagaccaggtctctccatggttttaagtttggtaatgagttgcaattcagcagcttctctttccagtctatttctgaaattcctttgtagtaaaacagctactttgagatcttgtatagaatgtcctgggagattgaagtgttctcctactggtttctctgtcttgtgattcttgatgtcagatttatgtccgtttattctttggcgtaaggtttggcctgtttgtccaatatagagagctgaaggacactgttggcatttgatggcatacacaacgttagacgatgagcaattaaatagtcccgagatggtatgtgtgatgttgttggggccagtagattggattcttatctcactatatagaaggatctggcaacttctgtttcagtgtatctgaagaagtgtacatgcacacgaaagctcataccaagaactaacttagtcacacagttacagataggtagccgtgttggtctgccatagtcaaaacaaaaaaaattccttccagtagcaccttaaagaccaactaagttagttcttggtatgagctttcgtgtgcatgcacacttcttcagatacactagtCACACAGTGTTAGTGTGACAAACAATTGGCctcttttcttaaagaaattgtATGTGTCTATGGCACTTATTCCACCATCTTTTCCTCAAAACATGTCAACTTCTCTCAGTCTCACCAGAAAGGTCTTGCTTAGGCTTTTCTCCTTTTATTATTACCTCAGGATTGTCCCAAATCTCAGGATTTCTGTGAAGACCATAAACATCCAATGCAGTTAGAAAGCCTATGAAAAAAAGAGACACATCATCTATTATCATTTCATCAGCAGTGGCATTTACCAAACCATTCATTCTCAATAACTTACTGCAAAGACAGGCAGATTTTCAGAGTTGTTGCACGGATAACCAGGATGATCCTGCACAGAGTACAGGAAGGCAGCTGGAAAGCATACGACtgtgctttcctggtcatgtaatatttgtttgtttgcccaAGGAATTCATttaggtgtaggtggggcctcaaGAGATAGTCCATCTAAGGCCTAGCAGCTCCAGAAACACATATTCCCTGTGTGCACGAATGTGAGTGTGTGCATGCAAGAGTGTGGGGTGGCCGCATCATAGTTGTCAGTAGCCCCACAAGGTAGGCCAAGGGTGAATGTGGTCCATAAAAGGTTAGAAACCCTTGATGAAGTTTAAGAGACAGTGGAATTGAATAATGAGAACAGTGTAAGAATGAAGATGGAAGAGGAAGGGACGAGTTCAAAGGAAGTCTgcagaagggagagaggggaagcctACCTTTTGGTAAGGTTCGTCCATCAGCAAAAGTCACAGGAGAATTCAGTTCTCGTGCTATAAGAGGTACTGGAGGATAAAGCCGAAGGCTCTCCTTAATGCACATGGTGCTGTACGTCATCTTTCCCAAGTCGTCCCTTAAAGACACCGCCCAAAATTACTGAAGTTAAGTCGCATAAAGTTTTATTAAGATGAAGGAAAAAGGAGACAGGGTGGAATCCAGTACCTACGCTTTCCTTGCTCAATACAagagatggggagaggggagaaatttgattcagttcctaTTTAAGGTGAACTTACCTTACTCACACTTTCTGGAACaagatgtgaactgaaacacagccacccttctaAATTTACACTTCTCCATCCAATTAACAagtgcaaaaatgcacatgctaGCTTAAAGCATGCATggagatgcatatattagtgaatatCTGTGCTTTTAGGGCTGTTTTTAGCAGGGTTAtgcacttcttttttttaaaaaaaaattatattgattGTGGGGGTTTTAGGTTTATTTATTCTAACTTATTCTTTTTGACACCTTGTTTTGTTATAGTGTGAGAAAGGCAGTAAATAAGTAAAATGATTGATTGAATGAAATACAGCATACaaaactgggttgttgttttattgttatgGGAAATTAAACCATGCAGGAAGTCTACCTCGAAAACAAATCATGCAGGAATCCCACCTGAATAGAGGAGGCTCCCCTCTTTTGAAGTTATCAGGACATTAGAGACCAGGAGTATTGGTGGGCTCAGTCCACAGCCCATCTGTTGTAACTGTGTTACCTCTTCATGCAAGTAATGGGTGAGGGTGGCTAATTGTGTCCTACTTTTTGAAGAGCTGTCTCTTTTTGATAATAGATTTTGATTTTTGCATTATTTTTGGTGATACAAGCATGACTACACTAGCTACAGCACATCCGTGCAGCAGCCATAGCAGTGATTTAAATATAGAAATAGAAATCAGAGCTTCTTTTCCTACAGTATAGGACTGGCCCATCTTCCCTGGAACTTACACAACCTGAGGCCTGTGGTCAGACTACTATGATCCTAAACTACTCTGCAGTATTGCTGTCCTTCAGAAACCTCATAACATGACCCAGGAAATAAACATTTAAAGTTGAACAATAATTTAGTCTGACCATTGTATCTCTTCCTGTTGCCCAACAAGCTCCATGATCTCCTCTCTGCATCTCTGCTGATGTTCAGGGTTCTGGGCCATACAATAAAAGAGCCAAGAGATTCCACTAGCTGTGGTATCATGACCTTCGAACATGAATGTGTCCACTTCTGCACGTATGTCTTCATCGGACAATGGATTTCCATTTTCATCCTAACCGCACACGAAACATAGTGTTTTATAGGATTAGTGAGATCCAATATTTAAAGTTCTCCAAgaccctcctccctctcccagctCACATCAAAGAAGGGGGAGGTGCTTCAGAAAGCAGTTTGCCAAGCTGCTCTCTGAAGCACCACCCCCTCAATTAAACAGCTCACCTGGACCACCTGCCACCCATGGTGCTTGCTCACTCATGTGCCCACCATCCATTCTGCCATCATGCTGGAGTTAACATGGCCACCTGTCAGCAGCCACACAAACTGCAGTGTGATGATAGCTGTACAATTTTATGTATATATTACAGACCATGGGAGTTTTGCTTGGGCTTTGTCATCTGAACAGAATAGTGATGGCTGGAAAAGCCCTTAGCAATATAGCATGGCAGGCATAGGTGCATTATTTTTACAGTGTTCACCTTTGCGCAAAGAAGAATATCCAGAAAGTCCAAATGCCTCTTCTTCATAATCTTTTCAAGCTCCTTCTCATTCTTGAGGGAATCCTTCCTCTCTCTTATTACCTTCTCTGCATTGAAAACAAACAGTATGAAATGGATAAAGCtggagaggaagaaatggagaggaagaatggcagcgataaaaatgaatttacttcCGAGAATGCtattcttatttcaaaatattcctGTAATTAGAGGTACTAAACTATTTAAGGAGTGGCAAAGAACCCTTTCCAAATTTATATGGCAGGGTAAAAGACCTAGAATTAGTTTTAAGATCCTCACGgataggaaggaaagagggggtttCTCAGTACCTAACTTGAAACTCTACTACGAAGCTGCCAGTCTCTGCTGGATTAAGGATTGGATCACACCAGAAAATACTGATTTGTTAGACCTAGAAGGGACGGACAATAGGTTTGGCTGGCATTCCTACTTATGGCACAATAAAGAAAGGATACATAAGGGCTTTTCAAATCACATTATTAGGGGACCCCTCTTGGAAgtgtgggagagaaataaaaaacttttagaatggaaaacaccatggtggctatCCCCAATGGatatactaataataaaaaagattaatatggagggagaaaggttgacaTACGAAGATGTATTGATAAGATCAGAAAGTGGATGGAAGATGAAAACGTATGAAGACTTAAAAGACAAGTTATCTGGCTGGCTACAATACCATCAAATAAACGCTATATGGacaatggataaaaaaataggtatgaatgaaaaaaaatcgaaGTTCCAGATAGAGATAATCGAAGGTAAACATaaattattatctaaaatgtacgACATACTACTAGAGTGGGATAcgaaagatgaagaaataaaaggggtaATGACAAGATGGGCAATGGATCTGGGCTATAATATTGAGTATGATAAATGGTCAAAATTATGGATTAGCggaatgaaatttacagcatgtgtagCGCTTAGGGAGAACTtagaaaaaatgatgtataggtggtacatcaccccagcaaagctggggaaaatgtacaaaacaggaaataagaactgttggaaatgtaagacaAAGGAGGGCaatttctttcacatgtggtggacatgtgaagaaatgaagaaatacTGGGAActcatatataatgagttaaaaaatatatttaaatatacatttcctaAACGTCCGGAAGCATTCCTACTAGGAATTGTAGGAGATGAGATTAAGAAAGAGGATAAAGTTTTATTTCAATACGCTACGACCGCGGCCAGATTGTTAATTGCTCAAAATTGGAAGAGTCAAAACACACTGTCAATTGGAGAgtggcaaacaaaattatttgaattcGTTAACTTAGCAAAATTGACACAAAAAATTAGGAACCAAAAGAATGCAAAGTTTATTaacgactggaacaaatttatgacCTACATAGAAGGAAACTATAGAAACCTAAAGACTATAGCGGGTTTGATGTAAATCTCATGATGTATAAGCTAGTTATAAGTGTAAGCTGCAGGAGAACCAAACCATAAAGAttaagaagcctgaaagcaggagggaTGGAGGTCGGTAGGGGGGTGAAGAGAGACTCAGATCATGAAAGATATAAAGAAACAAAGGAGAGGATTAATAATTGAAATgaaaattgtttattattattattattattattattattattattattattattatttctttttattcttgGAATTCTGTTTATGCAACGATTAATTTAGAtgttggctttatttatttattttttccttttttctttttggctatgtatatgaaactcaataaaaagaattaaaaaaagaagaagaaagaaatggatAAAGCTATACCCAGGAGGCAAGCAGATATATTCAACCTTTTTAGATTTCTCTAACTTTCCTAATAAGTCCACTGTGTTACTAATCATTTAACccatattaattttttaatttttttttcttcttttcacacCTACATTTTATATGCCCTTAATACATCATACCAAgacttttacaattttttatttttcctgatggTACTGAAACATCATGTTTTTACTTTTGAATTTTCTATTatgaaaaaaaattatatattagctcagaagaagaagaggagggggacgaggaggaagaagaacTTGTTGCCAGGGAGTAAAAGATACATACCTGTGTGATGATGGGCTATTTTGGAAGCTTTGTAAAACTGACGCCCTTTGGAGCTCAACCGGTAAATGAGATCATTGTGATGCCAAGGTGTTTTCAGTCTCTGATAAACCAGGAAGCTGAGATCAAATATAGTTTGAATGTAGGAATTATCTCTGTGGACAGTAGGAAAGTGGAAACAAATATAAGCACAAAATGAAGACAAAAAGGGTTAGATGGCATGTTTATTAAAAGTCCCatttctagatccatttctaTTTGAGATTGGAGGCTAGGGGAGAGTGGCATTGTTTTGTACTAGTTCCACTCCTTCTTTGATGGTTGTTtacagagggtgatgcttggggagttcTTCTCAGCTCCATAGAACCTTTAATGTGGGGTTCATCAGGGTTGAATTTTATCCCCCACAACATCTGCATAACACTCCTGAGTGGAgttatccagagttttggagtatgttgtcagcaatatgctgattaAACACAgttctgcttctcctttacatctgcaggtgtggcagtgttGGGGCATTAAATTGCCTTGGTATGAGCACCAAGAAATTgatgctcaatccagataagactgaagcACTGTTAGTGAGTGGTTCCTTggactggatggatgggaggctgggtgctcttgatggggttacacaccCTCTGAAGGAATGGATACATAAtttgggggtacttctggatcatttgctgtcacttgaggcctAGGTGGCATCAGTGGCAAGGAGTTCCTTCCATCAACTTCGGCTAGTGGCCAAGCTGTATCCCTATCTGGATACACAACTTCTGTTGTGTATACTTTGGTAACCTCTATGTTATAATATTGCAACACGTTATACATATGTCTACCTCTGAAGACAGCTCAGAaagttcagctggtgcagaattcagcagccaggtcgCTCatgagggcaagatggtttgcgCATGTTACACCTGACTGCGCTGGCAGTCTTATACTCTTATAATCTTATACTCACCTGTCTGTTTCAGCATTTTTCTGGTAGCTGAAGGCACATTTCATAATAGTATCAAGAGTCATCAGACTGACATGTTCGAACATCTCCACTGATGCTGTGCCATTCTTTGGTACCAGCTTTCCCCATGTATCCTAATATTTTAGGAAAGGGATAGAAATGAGAAGTCTCATTCTGGGAAAGTCTCTAGAATGATTAGATGATTCATTATTAGATACTGGAACAATATATGATCTGCTGTGGTCAATATATGAAAACTTTAGATCGTCCAGTATGTCAGTGACTGCCCAACTATGGATTTTGATAGTTAATTGCAGAATAAGTTATATTTATTTTCTGGACTTCCGGGTCAGCGCCatcgactaatggcggattccctccgagctccggagggatcGGCTCCGCGGgatcgggtcttgccgctgcggcaaagcggggacccttaaaaatcacaggcggtgaagcctgtaAACGtggggactcggcgggcaccttttgcgcccacCCGAGCTGcgaagcctttttaaaggctacggaacggtaCGGGGTGAGCgacgtggtgctgagagtcgactgcttcttccgtgcagtgaagccgcacagccgtggTCGGAGAGTGCTGACTTCTTTTTGtgaacaattggactctaaagtaacaacccgtgagtagtacggaaatcgggactttaaagaatttttttttaatgaattaggCATGATCGGGCAAGgcgtaaacaggaagtccgtcttccctCTATGTAAACACCTTAAAGCAAAGGACCCgttaactaaggtcgagagaatctttcttttttcttttctttttttgcaaaagatCTTAATTCCACGGTTTGGCATTATATGGAATTTTACTGGAAGCAGGGGAGCCTGTGGACAAAGAATTAAATTTGGGAGCTGAAGCGCCACCCCCCAGACCCGGGAGTGTTCCGCGAGAGGCATTGAAGAGTCTGACAGCTGTCAAGTTAGCTTTCAAGACGGGAAAAGAAtattttgtttctgttgcttttgctgGTTACATTTGTTGCAATTTGCTGAAAATAAGGAAAGGCTGATACAAACTAATCAGATTTTTGGTTTTGAGCTGAAAGGAACATTAAGGaactagaatccctctagagggggttttgggacattacaagaatggctggaggAGGGAAAATTCAGGCTGAACTGAACAGAgcatttgttctcttgggaaagttacaaggccaaattgatgttttggctacaagagtttcaactctggacttaacagtaaataccatcattgaatttgataaggatttGGAACAGGAAGCCTATCTAACTGGACAAACAGAGAAGCTTGAGAGCTTTGAGAATTTGGAGAAGGAAATATATGTTGCcactaaagaaaaggaaggaggagctgtaattcTGCAGAAGCCAAAGGAGAGCGGTAActtgaggcctgacatgatggcaacaaaggaaaataaaaacttgaTGTGGAAAGTCTGGCCTGAATTGGAGAGTGAAAAATGGAGAGATCTTCttgtgtggagatctgaagacgtaaggattacaaatttgattaagGTGGAGGTTGGAGCTGTGGGGATAAACGGACTTGAAATGAACATGAAACAAGATTTGGAACACCCCATAGGCTTTAAGTATGGAGGTTTGGACGAAAGAAATATGGATCGTGTTGGGCCGGAGCTTCTCCAAGATTTGGTGTTTAACATTAAGGACTataaaaaaaaccggcagagaggaagtgagagagaattaagagcctcggatgttaGATCTCCAGGCTGACTGTATATTGAGATTGATagacatttgttggggactgaaaccgggaagGGGGTATGAGTGGAATAGAAATTGGGAATTTAAAGGGTATATAATtataatttgttttcttttgttttgtttttttgcattattatttgtatgaaaactgggaaattcgtggaagggaattatGGTCGATCttagaaaatgttttaagaataagTATTGATGAACAAGTTTGGATGAGAGCTAAGATTAGATAAAGTAAAATTGGTTTCTAAGGTGAATTAAATCAGGTGAGGACTTGCTGAgctaataatttgaattggaatacatagaggggagatgtgaggaggtccgAGAAATAAGTTAAAAGAAAAGTAAGTAATGGAAattctatgtgtttttaatttttttttgtttgttttcttttctttcttttttttttttgcactttgtATTACTTTGGAAATgctaataaattttcattttaaaaaaagttatatttATTTTCTGAGGTGCTTTGATTATTTCTTATTCTGGGTCCTTTCATGTACTCACATCACTGAAGGTGAAATTGCACATTACAAGGTAATGACAGTGATGTTTACCCCATAATACTAAGGCATGGCATGGCAGAGAGCATTTCCAAAGGAGAATCATTGGGTGAGAAGTAcaggtgcttaaccctttccccatacATCAATTTGCCTAGACCCCTCCTAGCAGTGGAGGCTAGTTCATTAGGATGACTGGAGCACTGTCCCATCAACCTCAGGGTTTTTACGTATAACCAGTCAAAGGCATGCCTGTGTCTTTAGCCTCAGTGTTGCATTTCTAGAACTCGGCATGGAGTaagattagttggctctgcctgtcatttgcTCTGGCGCCACTTATTTTTGACCACCCTGCCTTCTACCCTCCTGGTCGCAATGTGCATCAGCCACCACTGTCTGCTGGGCAGTTTCCTCTACTGGCTCGTAAGCCTAGTTCAGGAACACACATAAAGCCTGTGGGGAGGAAATGTGGGGAAGAATGAAGAGGCATGAGACAGAATTGAGCATTCTCCATGCTGCCCATTAACTTTCCCCTGCAAATGATCCTTGCATTTCGGAAATGGTTTTGCTAAGATTATGTGCGGCTGTCCTCTGAGAGAGACTCAACTGTGTGCTTCAGGATTGGGTGGCTGAATGTGTACCCTGAAACAAAGAAGACAGGTCAGGAGATCCTCAGGAGCTAATGAACTGATCATTAATACACAGGACtataaaggaaagggtgatagcAGGCATTCTAGTCAAAAACACTGTCTGCAAATGTAAACACAGTTTTGACATACAATTCTAGCTAATACAACACTGAAGAACCCTTCAAAGTGATACATTTTAATATTCCACAAAGAAAGCTAATGGTAGTCAGCATCTGTTTATCTTGAGAAAGTGAATGAACTAATTAAGACAATATTAAGGTTCACAGGTTTATGAAGGAATTTTAGAATTCAATGCTGCTGCAAACTCATTGCCTGCAACCCAAAGGGCTGCTCAACTAGCTTCACACTTTGATGGGGGCTTCTGACTCAAACTTTTCAAAAGATCTTTGTGGTATGTCAGATGAGGCTTTCAGGTCAAAGAAAgagtctgctctggccctctGAGTCTGCTCAAAGCAGGACTGAGATCATGAAGGTGGATGAGCAACTTCTTAGACTGGAGCTGACCTCCTGAAAGTAGCAATGGGGTTTCTTACCAGCATCTCCTTGACTGATTCTGCCATAAGAGTCACATAAGGCTTCAGAATATTGTaatggaatccgggagtcagcaGTTTCCGGTGCTGCTGCCACTTTGGCCCATTCAGGACGAGAAGCCCCCTTCCTGCCAGGAAAAGGAAGTAAAATGAGGAACAGAAGCCCAAGTAATGTTGTCTTTCTTAGGCGCATACACCAGGGTCAGGGTCACATGGTAAATTATCCACCACAGATGACAGGGTTTACAGCACTATATTTGACCCATTGAAGTAGGCACTTAATTGCTGGAACAATTCAAGTTAAGAATCTATTTACCTACTAAAGGATTTCTGAAGCATGAAATGCAGTGTGTATATTTCCTTACAACCCGAGAAGTCCATCTTCACATACTCTATAAGGACTTTTGAAATTGTAGGGAAACATACTATAGAGTTTGATTCTTCAGCAACACGGGCAGAAATCAGTTGGCCAAAGGAATAAAGCTGGCACTGTAGCCTCCTGTAAGGCACCAGTGGGGAAGGCACCAGCTTAACAAATACTAGCAGCTTCCCATAGACCCAAAGGAACATTGAACTTTGAAAGCTGAGAATATATGTATATGCTTGATACAAGAATATCACAGAAAATATAAGGGTGCATAAAATTAGTGAGAGAAAATACATACCAATCCATGGAATTAGGAAGCTGTATGTTACAAGAGATTTAGGATCTGAATAGTTtgataaaagagagaaaatgagctTAGCAGGAGATGGTAAAAAACTATTTATGAGAACaaatttaaatgtttaatttgctAAATTGTACTCTGTTGCCTCAATCTAGGGGATTCCTATGGGCACCCAAAGCTCCCTCACTTGCCTCTCCTTGCTTTTCAGCAGCCAGATCCAAGGCACAA
It encodes the following:
- the LOC144327801 gene encoding cytochrome P450 4B1-like encodes the protein MEIVINLLWSWLPASPSRFLHWTVALIFICVALKAIQLFQTRQKLIKGFRSFPGPPSHWLYGHVHMMKPEEEFLNAAAWTEKYPHCYPRWYGNFLAFLCINHPEYAKAVYSRGDPKSLVTYSFLIPWIGRGLLVLNGPKWQQHRKLLTPGFHYNILKPYVTLMAESVKEMLDTWGKLVPKNGTASVEMFEHVSLMTLDTIMKCAFSYQKNAETDRDNSYIQTIFDLSFLVYQRLKTPWHHNDLIYRLSSKGRQFYKASKIAHHHTEKVIRERKDSLKNEKELEKIMKKRHLDFLDILLCAKDENGNPLSDEDIRAEVDTFMFEGHDTTASGISWLFYCMAQNPEHQQRCREEIMELVGQQEEIQWDDLGKMTYSTMCIKESLRLYPPVPLIARELNSPVTFADGRTLPKGFLTALDVYGLHRNPEIWDNPEEFNPLRFSTENSKHRHPYAFLPFAAGPRNCIGQQFAMNEMKVALALTLLRFELLPDPANLPIPMPQIVTRSTNGIYLKLKALH